In Acidianus brierleyi, one genomic interval encodes:
- a CDS encoding TrmB family transcriptional regulator produces MTENLVDDLLSRVSRFASVLGISRTELRIYSTLLLEGQMSAREISEKLGISYTKVYSILTKLEERGWIRRTGKKPAFYNAIPIRDLWANIKKLLENRIDEFEKEFIEPLSAMLSSSSTYNIIVISSTDLKKTIFDLLNEASSKYLIAISYPEILTKEILDVIYTKSFSNEVKLIVPSSVNVEKIPNVKKADNMFGSGIITSSAVLLIIKNNDRLSGLLSNHKYFVDIATVYFDHLWENVCK; encoded by the coding sequence ATGACTGAAAATCTGGTAGATGATCTTCTATCTAGAGTTTCTAGATTTGCATCAGTATTAGGAATTTCGAGAACAGAGCTACGAATATATTCTACATTGTTGCTTGAAGGTCAAATGTCAGCTAGGGAAATTTCAGAGAAACTTGGGATCTCGTATACTAAAGTATATAGTATATTAACGAAATTGGAGGAAAGAGGATGGATAAGAAGAACAGGTAAAAAGCCAGCTTTCTATAATGCAATTCCAATAAGAGATTTATGGGCTAATATAAAAAAGCTATTAGAAAATAGAATTGATGAGTTTGAAAAAGAATTTATAGAACCATTATCGGCTATGCTTTCTTCCTCATCTACGTATAATATCATTGTCATCTCATCAACAGATTTAAAGAAAACAATTTTTGACTTACTTAATGAGGCTAGTAGTAAATATCTCATAGCCATATCGTATCCAGAAATTCTTACTAAGGAGATATTAGACGTAATATATACGAAATCTTTTAGTAATGAGGTAAAATTAATAGTTCCAAGTTCTGTAAATGTAGAAAAAATACCAAATGTTAAAAAGGCAGATAATATGTTTGGCAGCGGTATTATTACTTCTTCTGCAGTTCTTTTAATAATAAAAAACAATGATAGACTATCTGGTCTTTTGTCAAATCATAAGTATTTTGTAGATATTGCAACTGTATATTTTGATCATCTATGGGAGAATGTATGTAAATAG
- a CDS encoding ribbon-helix-helix domain-containing protein — MKIITVKLPEQFLEAIDELVNTGRYESRSEVIRAAIGDFIRKELWVKE; from the coding sequence ATGAAAATAATAACAGTTAAGCTACCAGAACAGTTCTTGGAAGCAATAGATGAATTAGTAAATACAGGAAGATATGAGTCTAGAAGTGAAGTTATAAGAGCAGCAATAGGTGATTTTATTAGAAAAGAATTATGGGTTAAAGAATAG